The sequence below is a genomic window from Harpia harpyja isolate bHarHar1 chromosome 3, bHarHar1 primary haplotype, whole genome shotgun sequence.
ATTGCCAGCATAGCCTGGTTTACATTCACAGCGATACATGGGGTCACTGAAGTGGCCAAGGTAATTGCATTTGGCATTCTTGTTGCAGTCATGTGTTCCATCTGTGCATGGATTACGTGGCTTGCAGACCTAGAAGACAACACAGAAATTAAATCCACTGGAAACATCTTTTTATCCCTTATTTTTCCTCAGAGATTCAAATAAAACATGGAGAATGCATGCTTGTTATGATCAGCCATCcttcaatcagaaaaaaaaagctttatacaTTACTTTCTTCCACTCCAACTCCAGTAGCAGTTTTAGCACTAATCgttatttttcttgttcaaaccttatttattttcaaatagaacCAAGCACTAAAATATCTCCAAGGTgcatattcatagaatcatttaggttggaaaagaccttcaagatcatcgagtccaaccatcatccatgcccactaaaccatgttctggagtacctcgtctatgCGCTTCTTGAATAccaccagggatggtgactcaaccacttccctgggcagcctgttccaatgtctgacaaccctcccagtaaagaagtttttcctaatatccaacctaaatctcccttgccacaacttgaggccatttcctctcatcctatcaccagccacctgacagaagagaccagcacccacctcgctacaaccccccttcataCAGTTgtagagcgataaggtctcccctcagcctccttttcgccagactaaacagccccagctccctcacctgctcctcataagacttgtgctccaggcccctcaccaacttggttgcccttctctggacacgctccagcacctcactgtctttcctgtagcgaggggcccaaaactgaacactactccaggtgcggcctcaccagtgctgagtacaggggaacaatcacctccctgctcctgctggccacactatttctgatacaggccaggatgccattggcatGAGTGAATACTCATTAAATTACTCTCCTAAAATTATGTATAACATCTGAACCCTCCATGGCTGAGGACACCAATTTTTGAAACTCATTTTGAACTCCAGTAGAAACTGCTTAATCCTTCTCTCTGTTCACAGAGGATGGCATTTTATTAAATATACCAAGTCCTTCTTCCCTGAAATGCATAGCTGCTTTCTGTTGTTTACAAACTTTGTGAGATTTCATAACCCAGAACAGTTCTCAAGTTGACAATACCTGTTTGTTAGCCATGGCATCCTCAACACTGTGACCAAATGGCTGTGTCCCAGTGAAACGTGGTGGACAAGGCAGACAGTTGTACCCAGGTTCAGTATTCTCACACCTGTGCACTCCATTGAAGACAAAGCAAGCATCAGGAACCTCTTTGCACTGAAAGACAAGTTTGAGATAGAGAAGAACAATAATTAGCATTATAAAACACCAGGATTTTAttcttccttcccattttctttcactcCCTTTCAAGGAGCAAACTCTAGTCTTCTTACCTCATCAATGTCTTGGCAGTGGACACCATCACCATGGTAGCCAGCAGGACAGGCACCACACTTCCAGGAACCATCAGGGGAGCTGGTACATGTAGTCCCCGCAAAGCAGGGATTAGACAGACACCCATCTGAGAAACAAATGAGAAAGTGTTAAGATGAGGGACACTTACCATGCTGCTGCAATACTGTATTTGGCCGATATGCTGGTTTAGAACTCTAGCACTTGTGTTTTACAGACTTACGTCAAattttttaatcagtattttcAGTATTGTCCACAACCTTCAGATGTTTGTGGGAAAATGGATACTCACCAATTGGACAGTCCTGTTTGTTGCAGACCTGAGTCCCTCTAGCTTCACCTATGCAAGTCTTCCCACCATACTGAGGCTCAGGATTATTGCAGAGACGGCTACGTTTTTGAAGTCCTCCTCCACATGTCACTGTGCAAGCATCCCATGGAGACCATGGTCCCCAGCTGCCATTAACTAAAGGGAGATAGAAGTTAGAAGACATGTATAGCTTTAAATTCAGTGGTACACCTAGTTTCTACCTGACTTAGACAATTACTTTTATAGTGACAGCACTTCAGCCATCAGTGACAGAATTAATGGACTCCATGGAAGAGCCATAGAAAACAGTTTACTTTCAGATGAAACCAAACTGTTTAGATAAAACTAACCTGTGAGGTTTTACCTAGCCCACCTCTAAATTTAAAGAGAGATTACTAGAACTAGATTATATAGCAGTCTACTCAGGAAGTTCATTTTTAAGCTACTGAACAGTAGTTACTGTCTGGACACACTTACTTGGGCAAGGATCTTTCTGGCaggatttgttttctcttgcctCACCCTCACAAGGTTTGCCATTCAGCTGTGGTACTGGAGAGTTGCAGAGACGAATTCTTGTGATGATGCCCGTGCCACAAGTGACAGAACATGATGACCATGGTGACCAGTGACTCCAGCCACCATCCTGTTTAACTACAAGAGGGAGATGTCTGTTGTTAATAGTTCCTGAAGAACAGACTTCAGCTGCACAACACCTAGGACATAGCCAGTACCAGAACTGTACCAAAGACTCCATATATATTGGATACCCTCAGCACCATCACAGATCAAATTGTTTTGTCACTAGAGAAATTGCATAACTAATCTGGCCTCAAATTTTGTCCTGGGAGCAGTGCCCAAACATGCTTATTTGCTGCATTAACTACCTGCTCCCTTTACCCAATTAATTTAAGTCCTTAAAGCTAAAAGCCAATGCTCCATCCCAGTGACAATGCTACATGGTGATCTTTGCTGTTAACATTAAGCCAATAAAAGCAGCCTGTGTTTTATTACCAGTGTGAGTAGATTAAGTACTTACATCTCTTATCGCACTCCTGAAGGTGGCAAGTCCGAGTCTGTACAGAAGACCCTTCACAGCGGTTATTGAGACTGTCACAGGATCGCCCTCTCTGCTGAATCCCATTCCCACAGGTCACAGAACATGAAGTCCATTCAGACCAAGGAGACCATCCATCATCTGCATAGTCGCTAGCTGCAGAGGGATACAGCTCTGTTACAGCTCTGAATAAGACTCCAGGTATGTGTTTTTCCATAGTCTTTTCTTCCACCCATCTCTCCACAAAAGAAGGACACAACTGTCCTCAAAAGCCACATGCATCTTCCTTTCTTGTACAAGATAAAGGCCATGAACTCAAATGTTTCAATGCTCACATGCATTGCTTAAGTGATTAACCTCAAAGAGGCATCATGCTAACCTTACTCCAGAGGTGCAAGGTTATATCCAGTTGCAGTATACTTAAGAGCAGCATGTGTCTAGCTAGATGAAGCCAACTGTTATAGAAGTGTGAAGGTATTAAGTACTTACGCCAGCACCGGGGGCAGCACTCCCCATCAGGCACAGTGGCATTGGAACAAGGCATGAGAGGACAGGACACTTTCCGGCATATAGTGGCAGAGTTCTATAAAGAATTGAGAGAACTGCAATAAGCAAGTTGAATATAAACAATGTTTGGAGTCTGGTTAAGTGATAAAGAGATCTTTTCTGCAGCACGTAAAAGGACTCAATAGCACATCTAAAGCAGAGACCCTTGTGTTTAGAGCTAATGCACCACTGGTATTTTTAGTCAAACTTCATCTCGTTCCCATTCTCACCCATTATTTTTCAGCCAAGAGcagaagtattttggttttgcagaGGTTGATCAAGAGTAGCTACCAGATGCTGGCTAGAGTAAGAGACTATCACGTGATACTCAAGTGTAAGGTCAGACTTTAAGGGAATGAAATAAGAATGAGAAGCCAACTTTCTTTTCAGTTAATATGGATTTAAGCTGATTATATGGTAAAGATAAAATGAGTTTAGTGGACTCTGCTCAAGAACCATGAGATCTATAACTTACACTTAGAGGTCTTTGATCTTTAAGCCAAGTGGGCAGGGTAAGGACACCCACCTCCAATCTCAATGAGAGCTAAAGAGCAGCCTGTAGTTTTGCTTCTTGAAGGTAGCAGCTTGGTCAGAAGAATGCTCTCATGATTACTATTTTAATCTCCCCAAGCAAATGACTACATTAAGGCAATTACAGCCAACATTGAGTAAGAGGGTTGGTAGGAAAGAGGCAAATGCAGAAGTCACAGTATCATTTGCTGACTACAAGACAAAAGATGTAGAGGCCTATTGAAGCAGATGCAGAACTTGGTGAGATGCCTTGGATTGCACATGTACAAACACTCAGCCTTTCGTTTCTAAACTGTGGCAGGCAAGTTAACGCACTCTTTGGTAGACTGGTACTCCAAGATGCTTTTGCTAAGCTAAGGTATACTTACAGTTAGAGGGAGCAAGCAAAGAGTTTCTTTAAACTCTGAAACTATGTTTTGGTGTACTTTTACAACATTCCGCAGAAGCGGAACACAAAGCATAAATATCTTGCCAGGTGATCCTGGGGTTTAAACAGCTAAACTGAAATCTGGAAGGGATTGCTGTTCCATATAATCTGTAACAGCTAATAGGACACAGCTAGAAGCatttgttagaagaaaaaaacccgtAAGTTTAAGAGCCTTCACTGAGTACTAGAATGTCTTTCCCTACTGAGCCAGCAGGAGGTTCAGTGAGGACAGAAGGTGGATCTAAAGCATTCCAGGGAGCAAAGCTGACAGTACTATCAACTTGTTCTATTGATGCTGACTTTTAGTTTACTCATGGACTTACATAAAGAATACAGGCATCCCCCAAATTAAGGAACTAGAAGTGTGTCAACAGCTATATCAGAGTGACATTTTGTATAGTTTTCTAAAATACTGCTGTTGTAACACTGTATGAAAGCTGCCTTTATACCAGGGATCTAGTAGGATGAAATAAACTGAATAATTCTCTGGCTACTGTAGTATGCCCAGTTCTGTGTAGGATTCACTTTCTAACAAAGAATGTCATTTTAGAAATAGCTGTTAATTTCAACTCATGAATTTATATACAGAGGATTTATGAATGTGAGGAATCTTACCTGGCAGGTACATTCAGTGCAGCTGTCAATAGTCCACTCCTCTTTATTTTTGTGCAAGATTCCATTATGAATGCATACTCCAGGAGTGATCTGGACCACTTTGGCAATGAGTTCGTTTTCTTCAGTcttgggggaggcagggaagtgAAGCAGAGGGAAGGTATTTAGAAGTTAATACAGAAAACAGCCTTTTCCACAAAAGTCATAGAGTAAAGTTACTACTGTTTATCCAAGCTCTCAAAGGGCAGGTTATAATTCATTCACTAAGTGCCAGTTAATGAAAGGTACCATGAATTTAACCAACACTCACCACTTTGCGAACTCTGTCTTGAAGTGTTGTAACCATGGACCGGAGCCCTTGCAGTTCCACAAACATATTTGTTAGCTCATCACAGGAAAAACCACAGACTGCTTGGATGTCCTTTGTTTTATGACCAATATAATTAGTGCGGATAGCTGGGCTGGAACCATTGATGGGGTTGTCCAAAGTAATGATCACACTAGTGGCTAAAAGACAAAAACACACATAAGGTAAATGCATTTTTTACCATGTACATTTATCGTTCCAGGGTAACACCTGCTAAACAGCTGCCACCAGGTTCATTAGGGTGCCTGCAGAAATATAATCTTATTTCTTATGCAACATGGATTTGCATGTCAGCATACTTCTGAGTTCTGTTTCAACTTGTCTTTCCAACGTAATGAGGAATCTTATTTTTAATAGGTCATTGGATTCAGAAGATTGCAAACTTACAGCTGGAGCAGCCTTTGTTCCTCAGGATAGTTTCCAGAGTGGTTCCAAACACAAACCGCACATTCTGCAGCAGTCCCTGTGGGCAGAGGAAGAATTACAGCTACTTGCAGCGACTGCAAGGGAAAGTACAACTTCTGTGGAGAGAGCCTGTAGGCACTGAAGGTGACGCAAGATCATTATGAGTAATTTCATGACAGACAGATGGCGAAGTGAAGCACGTTGCTTTATTCTCCTTAATGATAACAAGCCCTGCTTCCTAACATTCTCATCCTTGACCACAAGGACCTGGCAACTCTtcaagcaggaaggaaaaaaaaccccacaaatttcTGAATCTCATAAGAAGCTGAGCAACGAAGCTACAACTACCTGTTTGGAAGCTTCAGTGCTTTCTTATTGCTGCAGCAAGTTCTATCCCTGCAAATCTAATGCTTCACCCTTCAAACTCCATTGTTAAAGTTTAGTAGATTTAGAGGTCGTCCATATCAGGTGTACACAAACTAGTCAGCGGTGGAACCCTTTCTCCCTATTAGCCAAGTCTTTGTAGTTATTTAGGCTGGTTAAGTAGCTAATGCACCTTCAAGGCCGATGACTGAAAATACTAGGCAAAAACATAAGTGAAAGTCTTACCTGGAAGTTGTCATTGACTCCCCCTTTGGCAATACGGAGCCTGGCACTGCTGGCCAGGTCCCTAGTGAAGATGTTCTGGATGGGGATGTCCAGTTCAGCATTCTCCATTTTCTCACACCCCACATACAGCTGAGCCCGGTCCTCCTGCACAAACAGGGTGATATTCTTCCAGTGTCCTGTAGCTAGCAAGGCATCCTCTACTGACACTAATTGCTGCTTGCCATCACCAGAAAGGCTCAGGTCCAGGGTGCCTGCCTTGCCATTTGATACTAGACTGAAGACATGACCAGAGCCATCTTTCTGTTCCACAGACAGCAGCGTGCCTCTACTCTTCTTGGCTTGCCGGAGAGTGGCCAGGAGGATGAAGCCCTTCTCAGCATGGATGGCATCTAGTAAGTCTTGAAACTTGGAGTCAGGGACAGCAGGGATGCGACTGGCATCTTCAATGCGGTAAGCAGGGCTGGAGGATTCTGGTCCCTTCACCAGGTGCACCCCAGGTGCCCGGCGCCCAGCTCCCTTTCGAATGAAGCCAATGAGTTCAAAGAGATCGAAGACGCTGTTATCATCGCTCCTAGACTCTGCAGAGAGATCAGAACAAGCATCATGAGCAAGGGACAAGAAGAGGCTGAGTAGGTACATATCTCCCAGGATTGCTTAACATAGTGGCTCGTGGCACGTATTGTGCGAGGTACAGCACCTCACGCTAGAGCACAGACAGTAGCTCTGATGGTACGGCAGTCCCACGCGGAGCTGCTGCGCAGCAGTGCATGTGCATTCTTGTACAGGAGCCAGTCGGCACAGGAATGCCAGGTACCTGCTGACTGACACACAGAGGTAGCAGCCGTTCCGGCACCTCAGACTCTAGCAGAGGAGAAACAGACAGCAGAAGCCCAGACTGCAGTATTCCTATGCTAGGATGCAGCAAAGTCAGCTTGCTTAGTCTGGCTGGCTGACAACAAGCCTGATAGCAGCTTCTCTATAGCACCATGACAGCAGCTACTGCCCCGTTCCTTCTTCAGGCAGTTCCTACATCATGttgcccctctcctctgcccagcGCAGAGGTGGACAAGCCATGCACTCAAGTCCCGGAGTCTCTGCGTTTGTGTTTCTGAAGGTTATAGAAATTCCCACACCAGAGAAAAGTTTCCTGTTCCCAACTAGCTGATGCTCAGGTTAAAAAGTTTCTGTTCATTGCTCTACCGAGCACAactccagctccctgcagagacACCAagaagtggtgggttttttggttccttcccccctcccacctcttccctgacAGCTCCGCGTACCAGCACCGACCAGCTCTTACCTGCAGTGCGCCTGGCCTCCGAGACGCCGagcatgaggaggaggaggaagagaacagcCGTCGGCCCCATGGCAGAGGTCTGCCTCTGAACCAGCCTGCGGGCAGGCACAAGGAAGGAGGTCACCGCGCTGCCGTCGCACCCAGGACCCACCGCCCAGCGGCTCCCCAGAGGCGGGGAGGCTGCGCAGCGGGAGGCAGCGGGGACGGGGCAGgtgcccgccgctgccgccctcGGAGGGAACAGCGAGCGCGGCGGGAGCCGCTTCAGCACTTACCTCCGGGGAGAGCGATCCGGGCGGGCGGCTCCGGCCTCCCGCACCTCCGAGTACCGGCGACTAGTATCCTCGGGCAGCCCTCAACTGTCCCGACGAGGGAGGGACGGCGGGCGAACAGCGGCGCCTCGTCGGGGCGAGCGGAGCGGCGGGTAGCGGgcgaggaggagggggggggcggcgggcggcgagaTCAGCGCTGCCGGGACACTGCGGGCGCTGGGCGCCGCGCGCGCCTTTAAAGGGTGGCTCGCATTCCTCGGCGCGCGGCGGGCCAAtcagcggcggcggggcaggaAGCGGGAGGCGGGAGCCCGGTGGCTCCGCGGCCAGAGACAACTTtccacaggggctggggggcggggacgggcccaccgccgccgccgccgccgccgccgccgccggccgggggaGCGGACGGGAGGCGCCGCGCCCGGCCGCGCCACTTGGGGGCGCCCCGCGAGCTCGTACGACACTCGTCCTTCAGGGCCGGCCGGGCGCGACGCCGCCGGCTCCCCGTCGCCTTCTCCGCCAGCAGCGGGGAGCCGCGGCGAGGCCGTCGGGGGCCCTCGTCCCCCCGAACCTGCGGTGAACCGTGTCCGGCACCCGATCGCCGCCGCTGCGCGCCTGTCCCGCTGCCCGCCCggcgtcccgtcccgtcccgtcccgtcccgtccctgcCCTCCGGCCCCTCGGGTCCCGGCCGCTCGCACTGCCCTCGGCCCCGCGCCGAGGGGTGAGGGTGTCCTGGCCCGGCGGTGCCCGCCAGCCAGCCGTAGCTgaaggaggggcgcctgaggggGCGGCAGCCCGCCGCAGGTGCCTGCCGGCGGCCCGGCTGGGCCGTGGGGCAGAGGTGTGCCTGAGCGCCGCTACCTCCGGCTGTTTTGAGACACTCAAGGAAAGCAGTCTTCACTGCGTTAACTTAATTCGCTTAATGGAAAGCTTCTCTTCCTGGCCACTGGTCGCAATACGCAGCACACGGGACACTGGGTCCGCAGAAGGGGGGGAAACGTAAATTCTCGTTCGCTCTTTCTGCCCACCCTTGGAAAGGACGCGGGCCAGGCCGTGTGGGGGAACCGAGGCCAACGATGGCgggggaggaaggcaggctgGAGGGACGGGGGAGCCTGGCGCCTTCTCCTTCCCGCTCCGCTTCTCCTTGCCACTGGAGAAGAGTGCATGGGAATGACCCCAGGTTAACGACTTCGCTTAAGGAATGAAATGACTAACGCTGTACTGCAGCTGAGAATCTCCCGTAGCGGCTTTGTTTAATGAACAAAATGACTAACGCTACTTCAGCCAAGAATTTCTCACGTAATCCGGATTTCAGGTAAGAGGAAAGCTTTTAAAGGTTAAAAAGGCAGGTTCTCTACATCATGTCATACGTGCTCTGTATGACCGAAAGTGATTTGAGTGTGTGAAACAGCTCTGAAGTAATCGAATTCCAAAAAT
It includes:
- the THBS1 gene encoding thrombospondin-1 codes for the protein MGPTAVLFLLLLMLGVSEARRTAESRSDDNSVFDLFELIGFIRKGAGRRAPGVHLVKGPESSSPAYRIEDASRIPAVPDSKFQDLLDAIHAEKGFILLATLRQAKKSRGTLLSVEQKDGSGHVFSLVSNGKAGTLDLSLSGDGKQQLVSVEDALLATGHWKNITLFVQEDRAQLYVGCEKMENAELDIPIQNIFTRDLASSARLRIAKGGVNDNFQGLLQNVRFVFGTTLETILRNKGCSSSTSVIITLDNPINGSSPAIRTNYIGHKTKDIQAVCGFSCDELTNMFVELQGLRSMVTTLQDRVRKVTEENELIAKVVQITPGVCIHNGILHKNKEEWTIDSCTECTCQNSATICRKVSCPLMPCSNATVPDGECCPRCWPSDYADDGWSPWSEWTSCSVTCGNGIQQRGRSCDSLNNRCEGSSVQTRTCHLQECDKRFKQDGGWSHWSPWSSCSVTCGTGIITRIRLCNSPVPQLNGKPCEGEARENKSCQKDPCPINGSWGPWSPWDACTVTCGGGLQKRSRLCNNPEPQYGGKTCIGEARGTQVCNKQDCPIDGCLSNPCFAGTTCTSSPDGSWKCGACPAGYHGDGVHCQDIDECKEVPDACFVFNGVHRCENTEPGYNCLPCPPRFTGTQPFGHSVEDAMANKQVCKPRNPCTDGTHDCNKNAKCNYLGHFSDPMYRCECKPGYAGNGIICGEDTDLDGWPNENLVCVANATYHCKKDNCPNLPNSGQEDYDKDGIGDACDNDDDDDGIPDDRDNCPFIYNPQQYDYDRDDVGDRCDNCPYNHNPDQTDTDNNGEGDACAVDIDGDGVLNEMDNCQYVYNVDQRDTDLDGVGDQCDNCPLEHNPDQEDTDSDRIGDQCDNNQDIDEDGHQNNLDNCPYVPNANQADHDKDGKGDACDHDDDNDGIPDDKDNCRLVANPDQADSDGDGRGDACKDDFDQDSVPDIDDICPENVDISETDFRRFQMIPLDPKGTSQNDPNWVVRHQGKELVQTVNCDPGLAVGFDEFNAVDFSGTFFINTERDDDYAGFVFGYQSSSRFYVVMWKQITQSYWDSTPTKAQGYSGLSIKVVNSTTGPGEHLRNALWHTGNTPGQVRTLWHDPRHIGWKDFTAYRWRLSHRPKTGYIRVVMYEGKKIMADSGPIYDKTYAGGRLGLFVFSQEMVFFSDLKYECRDP